In Lysinibacillus sp. FSL M8-0337, the following proteins share a genomic window:
- a CDS encoding CDP-alcohol phosphatidyltransferase family protein, translating into MIKLLFDKANIVTTLGLLAGLFSIIFTVLNDWELSILMMLLAITCDIFDGIVARRFRKKQDRLISEIGGQFDSLADLVHSGIAPGIFIYYYTGETILSAILLAIIVISCFLRLAYYNCVGLTDKGYFYGLPVFYSPLILAVVYIIVSFINHNILLYFYAIIVPVLHISSSLRIKKSNSGPVFYIFLTCLFIEILYYLFYII; encoded by the coding sequence ATGATAAAATTGTTATTTGATAAGGCTAATATAGTTACTACTCTTGGTCTACTGGCTGGGTTATTTAGTATCATATTTACAGTGTTAAATGATTGGGAACTTTCGATATTAATGATGCTACTAGCAATTACTTGTGATATATTTGATGGGATAGTGGCTAGGCGCTTTAGAAAAAAACAAGATAGACTTATATCGGAAATAGGCGGTCAATTTGATTCACTTGCAGATTTAGTTCATAGTGGGATAGCACCTGGGATATTCATCTATTATTACACAGGTGAAACAATTTTATCGGCGATTTTATTGGCGATCATTGTAATTAGTTGTTTCTTACGATTAGCATATTACAATTGTGTAGGTCTAACTGATAAGGGATATTTTTATGGGCTACCTGTATTTTATTCACCTCTGATATTAGCGGTTGTATATATAATCGTTTCATTTATTAATCATAATATTCTTTTATATTTTTATGCTATTATTGTGCCGGTATTACATATAAGTTCTAGTCTTCGAATTAAAAAATCGAACAGTGGACCGGTCTTCTATATATTCTTAACATGTCTGTTTATAGAAATTTTATATTATTTGTTTTACATTATCTAA
- a CDS encoding LytTR family DNA-binding domain-containing protein: protein MNIWICDDEKAITNAIASKIKVRYPNVQIKQFQNGYDLLKQDGSFDVLFLDIEMPDIKGIAVAEKLRARQHVNPIIFVTAFEQYVFQAFDVQAFHYLLKPFDTKKLYEVLHTALKNRSSQSIDAPYLVIKSGFDLHKVFYHEIHYIEVLGRKLTVHIENGLYTFIGRLKQYEENLGNSFYRINRSYLVNLNYIASYTKQQIILDNGTILTLSQKKYTQFLQAYMHYIQHKGYLHT from the coding sequence TTGAATATTTGGATATGCGATGACGAGAAAGCTATAACGAACGCGATTGCATCTAAAATTAAAGTGCGTTACCCTAACGTACAAATTAAGCAATTTCAAAATGGATATGACTTACTAAAGCAAGACGGCTCTTTTGATGTATTATTTTTAGATATTGAAATGCCCGATATAAAAGGTATAGCCGTAGCTGAAAAATTAAGAGCACGCCAACATGTAAATCCGATTATTTTTGTAACAGCCTTCGAACAGTATGTTTTCCAGGCATTTGACGTGCAAGCATTTCATTATTTATTAAAACCTTTTGATACGAAAAAATTGTATGAGGTATTACATACAGCGCTTAAAAATCGTTCTAGTCAGTCGATTGACGCGCCTTATCTTGTTATTAAATCTGGCTTTGACCTGCACAAAGTTTTTTACCACGAAATTCATTACATTGAAGTTTTGGGTCGTAAACTAACAGTACATATAGAAAACGGCTTATACACATTTATAGGGCGACTTAAACAGTACGAAGAAAATCTCGGCAACAGCTTTTACCGAATCAATCGCTCTTATTTAGTCAACCTCAACTATATTGCCAGCTATACTAAGCAACAAATCATACTAGATAATGGAACGATATTAACACTTTCGCAAAAGAAATATACACAATTCCTTCAAGCTTATATGCATTACATCCAGCATAAAGGATACCTACATACATGA
- a CDS encoding GHKL domain-containing protein, producing the protein MSNDSFDITNTIFNWLMQVCTAYFFYRFCRIFIQHSYLLIIAMGYFIAVIVLEWLIGDISNFGVYLFASLTAFLLLLPIKNISSYLKFFIVITYFSIRWMAPTIVIILYRPISDLSFYLVEKWIIPHLVDVTIGYLGYSIWLMFLLLALYTIGLWCVIHFYEKYIRMHPRTFANREILLLILPPLIGMSSYFMMNQYHQVIDEQIGLGVIDSFLKYWGIHNCIIIAAMFGVLILVQKLDLQRVQQQKQLMLVNQTHQLQAHLQSIDNLYKDMQRLKHDVKNHSATVERLIETKQLTEASMYLNSMQQQMDSKVTSSITGHAIVDILIQEKIKKAHAQSVVIESTFSYPSYVHCDVYDFCIILHNAIDNALTATKNLPNASISIQSTQHKCAYILMMTNPIAAFVNEQGCGTGLGLQIIQDIANKYNGAIQINTNHEVFELHILLQFQAQS; encoded by the coding sequence ATGAGTAATGATAGCTTTGACATAACGAACACAATTTTTAATTGGTTAATGCAAGTTTGTACAGCTTATTTTTTCTATCGTTTTTGTCGTATTTTTATTCAGCATTCGTATTTATTAATTATAGCAATGGGCTATTTTATTGCGGTTATAGTACTAGAATGGTTGATAGGTGATATATCAAATTTTGGTGTCTATTTATTTGCGTCATTAACAGCCTTTTTACTATTACTACCAATAAAAAATATTTCTAGCTATTTAAAGTTTTTTATAGTCATTACTTATTTTTCAATACGTTGGATGGCGCCAACAATTGTTATTATTTTATATCGGCCAATTAGTGACCTATCGTTTTATCTAGTAGAAAAATGGATTATTCCTCATCTGGTTGATGTAACAATCGGTTACCTCGGCTATTCTATTTGGTTGATGTTCTTGTTACTTGCTTTATATACAATTGGCTTATGGTGTGTCATCCATTTTTACGAAAAATATATACGCATGCATCCACGAACGTTTGCAAATCGGGAAATTTTACTACTAATTTTACCGCCCCTTATTGGGATGTCGAGCTATTTTATGATGAATCAATATCACCAAGTCATTGACGAACAGATTGGTCTAGGCGTTATAGATTCGTTTTTAAAATATTGGGGGATTCATAATTGCATCATCATCGCAGCGATGTTTGGCGTGCTTATTTTAGTGCAAAAACTTGATTTACAGCGTGTACAGCAGCAAAAGCAGCTAATGCTTGTCAATCAAACGCATCAGCTACAAGCGCATCTTCAAAGTATTGATAATCTATACAAAGACATGCAACGGTTAAAGCATGATGTGAAAAATCACTCTGCCACGGTTGAGAGGCTTATTGAAACGAAACAATTAACAGAAGCTAGCATGTATTTAAACAGCATGCAACAGCAAATGGATTCAAAAGTGACCTCTTCTATTACAGGACATGCGATTGTAGACATATTAATTCAAGAAAAAATAAAAAAAGCGCATGCACAAAGTGTTGTTATTGAGTCAACATTCTCCTATCCTAGCTATGTACATTGCGATGTATATGATTTTTGTATTATCCTGCATAATGCAATTGATAATGCGCTGACTGCTACCAAGAATCTACCTAATGCTTCGATAAGTATTCAATCGACACAGCATAAATGTGCGTATATCTTAATGATGACAAATCCCATCGCAGCTTTTGTGAATGAACAAGGTTGCGGAACTGGACTTGGACTTCAAATTATACAAGACATTGCCAATAAATATAACGGGGCTATTCAAATCAACACAAATCATGAAGTGTTTGAATTACATATCTTGCTCCAATTTCAAGCGCAATCATAA
- a CDS encoding aminotransferase class I/II-fold pyridoxal phosphate-dependent enzyme, whose product MKKAIMLCAGRGSRLGTLSEEIPKPLLKVNKISIIENTINNLIDYHYDEVVIIIGYKGYKIMQELEKYREKIKIKYITNDIWDKTNNIYSLWLARHELNSSVTLIEGDIFFTKELMNHLVQLENSKNYILVSPLTNLLEGTYIEKDLENKIVQFHSTKNKTCSTIEKPYKTVNIYKFSEEFNGYLVEQLENEIQNGNINSYYEDIFVKDAKNNLNLLACEVPATCWFEIDNAYDLGIGEYQFANMSKQHQILKQQHGGYWRYPIKDAALIYNFHFPPEELKEKMKSRFDDLLLNYPSNSKTIEKYLSLFLGVNAEYLLMANGVSELIKILPQLFSGNVLLLDPSFNEYSNAFKEGNICSYKLLEEKEFKPDVHKIIDIAKEKNIQALVLITPDNPTGKSISKQDILKVYSETEAQGTIIIVDESFIDFSNESESKTLLNDLNNYPRILILKSMSKTFGIGGLRLGFAASSNEELLNNIRKKMPIWNINSFAEEFLMNLPQYKKFYFESCQIVRKETDELVDSLKDIQELKVFDTDSNFVLCKIKNKQITANDLAAKLLINHNIYIKECSGKSIMDAIYFFRVSSRNQKDNEILVNSLKKVLQDEQVLTTV is encoded by the coding sequence ATGAAAAAAGCAATTATGTTATGCGCTGGAAGAGGAAGCCGACTTGGAACATTATCTGAAGAAATTCCTAAACCGTTATTAAAAGTTAATAAAATTAGTATAATTGAGAATACTATTAATAATTTGATTGATTATCACTATGATGAAGTAGTTATAATAATCGGCTATAAGGGATATAAAATAATGCAAGAGTTAGAGAAATATAGAGAAAAAATTAAAATTAAATATATAACAAATGATATCTGGGATAAAACCAATAATATTTACTCTCTGTGGTTAGCACGCCATGAATTGAATTCATCAGTTACTTTAATTGAAGGGGACATTTTCTTTACAAAAGAGTTAATGAATCATCTGGTACAGTTAGAAAACAGTAAAAATTATATATTAGTTTCTCCATTAACTAATTTATTGGAAGGAACTTATATTGAAAAGGATTTAGAAAATAAAATCGTCCAGTTTCATTCCACAAAGAATAAAACATGCTCAACTATCGAAAAACCCTATAAGACGGTTAATATTTATAAATTTTCCGAAGAATTTAACGGATATTTAGTAGAACAATTAGAAAATGAAATTCAGAATGGTAATATCAATAGTTACTATGAAGATATATTTGTTAAAGATGCTAAAAATAATTTGAATCTCTTAGCGTGCGAAGTACCTGCAACATGTTGGTTTGAAATTGATAATGCATATGATTTAGGTATTGGAGAATATCAATTTGCAAATATGTCAAAACAGCACCAGATACTTAAACAGCAACATGGAGGATATTGGAGATATCCAATAAAAGATGCAGCATTAATATATAATTTCCATTTTCCTCCTGAAGAATTAAAGGAAAAAATGAAGAGTAGATTCGATGATTTATTATTAAATTATCCTTCTAATTCAAAGACCATAGAAAAATATTTATCCTTATTTTTAGGCGTAAACGCTGAGTATCTGCTCATGGCTAATGGTGTTTCGGAATTAATAAAGATACTACCGCAGCTTTTTTCAGGTAACGTACTTTTACTAGATCCATCTTTTAATGAGTATTCTAATGCATTCAAAGAAGGGAATATATGTTCGTATAAATTACTTGAAGAAAAAGAATTTAAACCGGATGTACATAAAATTATTGATATAGCAAAGGAAAAAAATATACAAGCGCTAGTTTTAATTACACCTGATAATCCTACAGGAAAGAGTATATCAAAACAAGATATATTAAAAGTTTATAGTGAAACAGAAGCACAGGGAACAATAATTATAGTAGACGAGTCTTTTATTGATTTTTCTAATGAGAGTGAATCTAAGACATTATTAAATGATTTAAATAACTATCCAAGAATTTTAATATTAAAAAGTATGAGTAAAACTTTTGGTATTGGTGGTTTAAGACTAGGGTTTGCAGCTTCATCAAATGAAGAACTATTGAATAATATCAGAAAAAAAATGCCTATATGGAATATTAATAGCTTTGCCGAGGAATTTTTAATGAATTTACCACAGTATAAAAAATTCTATTTTGAGAGCTGTCAAATAGTTCGTAAAGAAACAGATGAATTAGTGGATTCACTTAAAGATATCCAAGAGTTGAAAGTATTTGATACAGATTCTAATTTTGTATTGTGTAAAATCAAAAATAAACAAATTACTGCTAATGACCTTGCTGCAAAATTATTGATAAATCATAATATTTATATTAAAGAATGTTCAGGAAAATCAATAATGGATGCAATATATTTCTTTAGAGTCAGTTCAAGGAATCAAAAGGACAATGAAATCCTTGTTAATTCCTTAAAAAAAGTGCTCCAAGATGAACAAGTTTTAACAACAGTTTAA